In a single window of the Papaver somniferum cultivar HN1 chromosome 8, ASM357369v1, whole genome shotgun sequence genome:
- the LOC113306609 gene encoding F-box/kelch-repeat protein At1g15670-like, which translates to MEIIPGLPNEIGRECLIRVPYTQFSTLLSVSKKWKQEIQSNKFHLQRKLGGFAQNLIALIESDPIIDDLMQNPLNPCTPVPRLSFYEPGKNEWVKLPPIPGTSSDGLPLFCEFAGVGRKLVVIGGWDTKTWQVMSSVYIYDLVTGTWRRGVDMPGGKRSFFACASDMNCQVYIAGGHDDDKNALTSALAYDVLDDSWNPLPDMASQRDECKGLFHGGKFHVIGGYQTEMQGKFQKSSETFSVDTTKWDFVEEDKMESNISPRTCMFDFKGTLYKCCSPYLMSLDSSKWRQLIKLPSDVCIGTHIVAWQKKMLAIGSDVKGGIQNCYALEFEIDEKMLKWTKLELSKECTRILQSGYSFEV; encoded by the coding sequence ATGGAGATTATTCCAGGTTTACCAAATGAGATTGGAAGAGAATGTCTAATTCGAGTTCCATACACTCAATTCTCGACACTTTTATCCGTTTCCAAAAAATGGAAGCAAGAAATCCAATCAAATAAATTTCATCTACAGAGAAAGCTCGGAGGGTTCGCTCAGAATCTAATTGCTTTAATTGAAAGTGATCCAATCATTGATGATTTAATGCAAAACCCATTAAATCCATGTACACCGGTTCCCCGGCTTAGCTTTTACGAACCGGGGAAGAATGAATGGGTTAAGTTACCGCCTATACCCGGTACCTCCTCCGATGGATTACCTCTGTTTTGCGAGTTTGCCGGAGTTGGTCGGAAATTAGTGGTCATTGGAGGCTGGGATACCAAAACATGGCAAGTGATGAGTTCTGTCTACATTTATGATCTTGTTACCGGAACATGGCGACGCGGTGTTGATATGCCCGGCGGCAAGAGATCTTTTTTTGCTTGTGCATCTGATATGAATTGCCAGGTTTATATTGCTGGTGGACatgatgatgataagaatgcctTGACATCCGCTCTGGCTTATGATGTCTTAGATGATTCATGGAACCCGCTCCCTGATATGGCAAGCCAGAGGGATGAATGTAAAGGTTTATTCCATGGTGGTAAGTTCCATGTTATCGGCGGGTACCAAACAGAGATGCAAGGGAAATTTCAAAAATCATCAGAAACTTTTAGTGTTGATACGACGAAGTGGGATTTTGTTGAAGAGGACAAAATGGAGAGCAACATCTCCCCAAGAACATGTATGTTTGATTTCAAAGGGACGCTGTATAAATGTTGCTCACCTTATTTGATGAGTTTAGATAGTTCCAAATGGCGGCAACTCATCAAGCTTCCTTCGGATGTTTGTATTGGTACTCATATTGTGGCATGGCAGAAGAAGATGTTGGCAATTGGTTCTGATGTTAAGGGTGGGATACAAAATTGTTATGCATTAGAGTTTGAAATTGATGAGAAAATGCTTAAGTGGACGAAATTAGAGTTATCTAAAGAGTGTACTAGGATTCTACAGTCCGGATATAGTTTCGAAGTTTAA
- the LOC113306255 gene encoding LIM domain-containing protein E-like, translating into MPKKKVDEYCSRSHEPNPPLGQEHQFETPQPSKSSTMTYLRKPDRVKKKRGNDLTPIDHTPTSRGDKHLGVDNREGMEHNDQEEVGVETNREGNENEIFVEEETNYNEDEEEFKETDDDGEEEEESNDE; encoded by the exons atgccgaagaagaaggttgacgaaTATTGTAGCCGTTCTCATGAACCAAATCCTCCATTAGGTCAAGAACATCAATTTGAAACTCCTCAACCATCAAAATCAAGCACAATGACTTATttgag GAAACCTGATAGGGtgaagaaaaagagaggaaatgACTTAACCCCGATTGATCATACGCCCACCTCTCGAGGTGACAAGCATTTAGGGGTAGATAATAGAG AAGGAATGGAACATAATGATCAAGAAGAGGTCGGAGTCGAAACTAACCGTGAAGGAAACGAAAATGAAATTTTTGTAGAGGAAGAAACTAAttataatgaagatgaagaagaatttaaagaaACCGATGATGAtggagaggaggaagaggaatcaAATGATGAATag